The Pirellulales bacterium DNA segment GCATTCTTCCTCCCGCCTTCCCCCTCACCGTTTTCATCCGTTTTTCCACCGCTTATTTTCCGTTTTCCACCGTTTTTACCGTTTTTCACCATGAACCATACTGATCCCGAATTCGTTCCGGCCGCCGCGCCGCTCGTAAGCTTTCTAAACCCCAAGTGCCAACGGTTCGCGAAGGAGGCCACGACCACACCCGAACCATTTTTCCGGTTAAGCGCTCCTTGCGTATCGATCGGGCAAACACTCTCCCCGGTCTCTTGCCATCTGCCCCGCCGAATTCGACAATGACCAACCCGGCGCGCAGCGCCTATCTCCCTAATCCCTATCCTCTCACCCCTCATCCCTAAACTCTATGCCTAGCTGCGTTTTGGCTTACTCCGGCGGGTTAGATACTTCGGTCATCTTGGGCTGGCTGCAGGAGGAGGGCTATCAGGTTCACGCCGTCTATGTCGATTTGGGCCAGCCCTGCGAAGATCGCCAGGCCATTTTGAACAAAGCCCGGCAGTGCGGCGCGGCCTCGGCCCGGCTGATTGACGCCCAGGAAGAACTCTGCCGCGACTTCGCCTTTCCCGTCATGCAGTGGCAGGCCAAGTACGAGAACATTTATCTCCTGGGCACGTCCATCGCCCGGCCGTTGATCACGAAGAAATGCTTGCAGGTGGCTCGCGAAGTCAAGGCCGACGCATACGCTCATGGCGCCACCGGCAAAGGAAACGACCAATGCCGTTTCCAATTGGCCGCCGACGCCTTGGCGCCGGGCACGCAAGTCATCGCCCCCTGGCGAATCGAAAAATTCCGTCAGCGCTTTCCCGGCCGCAAAGAGATGATCGCCTTTTGCGACCAGAAAAAAATCCCGGTCAAGGCGTCGGTCAGCAAACCCTACAGCAGCGACGAAAACTGCCTGCACATCAGCTACGAGGCCGGCAAGCTGGAAGATTTAACCGTGAACGGCACCGATTTGGTCGATTTCGGCATGACCGTCTCGCCGCAAAAAGCGCCGGATAAAATCGAAACCATTACCCTCGGCTTTCAAGCCGGCGTGCCGGTCACGCTCAACGGCCAAACCAAATCCGCCCTGCAAATGGTGCAGGAGCTGAACAACATTGGCGGACAAAGCGGCATCGGCCGCATCGACATCGTCGAAAACCGCTTTGTCGGCATGAAAAGCCGCGGCGTCTACGAAGCCCCGGGCATGACCATTTTGTACGCCGCGCATCAAGCCATCGAGCAAATCACCGTCGACCGCGATTTAATTCATCTGCGCGATCGGCTGGCTCCGGAAATTGCCGAAATGGTGTATTACGGTTTTTGGTACACCGCCAAAATGGACGCACTCATGGCCTTCATCCGCGAAGCGCAGAAAACCGTCGACGGCGAGGTTACCCTGAATTTGTACAAGGGAAACATCATCGTCGCCGGCCGCAAAAGCCCGAAAAGCCTTTACGACGAGGCCGTCGCCAGCATGGAGGGGGGCGGCAGTTACAATCAAACCGATGCCGAAGGCTTCTTGCGCATCCAAGGCCTGCCGCTGCGAGTGCAAGGCCGCGTGACGCCGCGGAGTTTTTGAATCGGAGGTCGGAGGGGGCAACCGAATGTATCTTCTCGAAAACCCTGTGCTGCAGCGTGAGTTGGTCGTGAATCTGCGCACGGTCCGGGCATTTGTCCTGCTGTTTTTGTACAACGCTCTGTTGGGTTTGGTCGTTGTCTTGGCGTGGCCGCGCGATCGGCAGCTCGATTTAACGCGCAATCCGCAGGCCGCCAAAGATCTCGTGAATTTGTTCTTTCTGGGGCAATACGTGCTGGCCTCGCTCATGGCCCCCAGT contains these protein-coding regions:
- a CDS encoding argininosuccinate synthase, with amino-acid sequence MPSCVLAYSGGLDTSVILGWLQEEGYQVHAVYVDLGQPCEDRQAILNKARQCGAASARLIDAQEELCRDFAFPVMQWQAKYENIYLLGTSIARPLITKKCLQVAREVKADAYAHGATGKGNDQCRFQLAADALAPGTQVIAPWRIEKFRQRFPGRKEMIAFCDQKKIPVKASVSKPYSSDENCLHISYEAGKLEDLTVNGTDLVDFGMTVSPQKAPDKIETITLGFQAGVPVTLNGQTKSALQMVQELNNIGGQSGIGRIDIVENRFVGMKSRGVYEAPGMTILYAAHQAIEQITVDRDLIHLRDRLAPEIAEMVYYGFWYTAKMDALMAFIREAQKTVDGEVTLNLYKGNIIVAGRKSPKSLYDEAVASMEGGGSYNQTDAEGFLRIQGLPLRVQGRVTPRSF